One window from the genome of Deinococcus arcticus encodes:
- a CDS encoding Gfo/Idh/MocA family protein yields the protein MSPRVALLGCGNRGADVYGRLLQAGGAVITHLVEPRAARLAEVAARHGVPPAAQFAHWDAFFALGRVADAVVIATPDDAHVAPCLQALALGYDVLLEKPVCLHEHELELLLRAEAASTGRVTVCHVLRATPFFQAVQGVLDGGALGRLVGIQHAENVAHWHYAHSYVRGNWRASPPAAPFLLAKSSHDLDLLRAFAGAPPLRVSSEGGLHHFRPGEAPPGAAARCVVCPVVGCPSDARTIYRGRDPHAWPVTVLTAGGQTLEEALAQGPYGECVYLGHNTQPDHQAVTVLFGGGVTAQLTVSAFTHNNTRTLKLLGTHGELRGQMERGELELHDFRSGALTRWVVDTAGTHGGGDLGLVATWLAFLRGAASPPTPLAQSVDAHRLAFAAERARLEGRVVELSTGV from the coding sequence GTGAGCCCCCGCGTTGCCCTGCTGGGCTGCGGCAACCGGGGGGCCGACGTCTACGGCCGACTCCTTCAGGCAGGCGGCGCCGTGATCACCCATCTGGTCGAGCCGCGCGCCGCCCGCCTGGCCGAGGTGGCCGCGCGGCATGGCGTACCCCCGGCGGCGCAGTTCGCCCACTGGGACGCCTTCTTTGCCCTGGGCCGGGTGGCCGACGCGGTGGTGATCGCCACCCCCGACGACGCGCATGTGGCGCCCTGTCTGCAGGCACTGGCCCTGGGCTACGACGTGCTGCTGGAAAAGCCGGTCTGCCTGCACGAACACGAATTGGAGCTGCTGCTCCGTGCCGAGGCGGCCTCGACGGGGCGGGTCACGGTGTGCCATGTGCTGCGGGCCACGCCGTTTTTTCAGGCGGTGCAGGGGGTGCTGGACGGGGGGGCCCTGGGGCGGCTGGTGGGCATTCAGCATGCCGAGAACGTGGCGCACTGGCATTACGCCCATTCCTATGTGCGGGGCAACTGGCGCGCGTCGCCGCCCGCCGCACCCTTCCTGCTGGCCAAGAGCAGCCATGACCTGGACCTGCTGCGCGCCTTTGCCGGGGCGCCGCCACTGCGGGTGAGCAGTGAGGGTGGGCTGCACCACTTCCGCCCCGGGGAAGCGCCGCCGGGGGCCGCCGCGCGCTGCGTGGTGTGCCCGGTGGTGGGCTGCCCGTCGGACGCGCGGACCATCTACCGGGGCCGCGATCCGCACGCCTGGCCGGTGACGGTGCTCACGGCTGGCGGGCAGACGCTGGAGGAAGCGCTGGCGCAGGGGCCCTACGGCGAATGCGTGTACCTGGGCCACAACACCCAGCCGGACCACCAAGCCGTGACCGTGCTGTTTGGGGGCGGCGTGACCGCGCAGCTCACGGTGAGCGCGTTTACCCACAACAACACGCGCACCCTGAAGCTGCTGGGCACCCACGGCGAACTGCGCGGCCAGATGGAACGCGGCGAGCTGGAACTTCACGACTTTCGCAGCGGTGCGCTCACCCGCTGGGTGGTGGACACGGCCGGCACCCACGGCGGCGGCGATCTGGGGCTGGTGGCGACGTGGCTGGCCTTTTTGCGTGGGGCCGCCTCTCCCCCGACGCCACTGGCGCAGTCTGTGGACGCCCACCGCCTCGCCTTTGCTGCCGAGCGGGCGCGGTTGGAGGGCCGGGTGGTGGAACTTTCGACTGGAGTGTGA
- a CDS encoding histidine phosphatase family protein has protein sequence MKLWLIRHGQTAGNVAGILRGATSAGDELSEQGHAQAQALAAQLAAADPRPQAVYASTYRRAQQTAEPLARALGLTVQVVPDVQEVDCGDWAGRPYRDLKTAPGDLRLPGGGLGFRGGESFEQIAARFVQALEELPTSQPAALVSHGGILRIGLAALLGRDIEQVWRSGELVLGNTEFVILNRSANGWTLGKH, from the coding sequence ATGAAGCTGTGGCTTATTCGACATGGTCAGACGGCCGGCAACGTGGCCGGCATCCTGCGCGGCGCCACCAGCGCGGGCGATGAACTCAGCGAGCAAGGCCACGCCCAGGCGCAGGCCCTGGCCGCGCAGCTGGCCGCCGCTGATCCCCGCCCACAGGCGGTGTACGCCAGCACCTATCGCCGCGCCCAGCAGACGGCCGAGCCCCTGGCCCGCGCCCTGGGGCTGACCGTGCAGGTGGTGCCCGATGTTCAGGAGGTGGACTGCGGCGACTGGGCCGGCCGCCCCTACCGCGACCTGAAAACGGCCCCCGGGGACCTGCGCCTGCCTGGCGGCGGCCTGGGCTTCCGGGGCGGGGAGAGCTTCGAGCAGATCGCCGCGCGCTTCGTGCAGGCTCTGGAGGAACTGCCCACCAGTCAGCCCGCCGCCCTGGTTTCACATGGCGGCATCCTGCGTATCGGTCTGGCCGCCCTGCTGGGCCGGGACATTGAGCAGGTCTGGCGGAGCGGTGAGCTGGTGCTGGGCAACACCGAATTTGTGATCCTGAACAGAAGTGCCAATGGGTGGACGCTCGGGAAGCACTAA
- a CDS encoding enolase C-terminal domain-like protein yields MSLSWETLELHTAQPFGIARWTHSVYPRTFVTFTQDGVRGQGEAAPNAFYGETRATVEGVLPLLSGALEDPWDWDGLGARLAARMPQGHPSARCALEMAAVDWCARAVGRPAWQLLGLSPLPLPESSYTVSIAALDDMRRQAREAAARGHRALKVKLGTDHDEAIVEALRGEAPGVALRVDANAAWTRPQARRMLDVLAAARAELVEQPLAAGDLEGHAALRGVSAVPIVADESLHHVGDVLALARAFDGVNLKLAKLGGPLQALRALRLARAAGLQVMMGCMIESSLGIAAAAALAGACDWADLDGALLLADDPYAGLEWTAGQLARPVGPGWGVERR; encoded by the coding sequence TTGAGCCTGAGCTGGGAGACGCTGGAGCTGCACACCGCGCAGCCCTTTGGCATTGCCCGCTGGACCCACAGCGTGTATCCGCGCACCTTCGTGACCTTCACGCAGGACGGCGTGCGGGGGCAGGGCGAGGCGGCCCCGAATGCCTTTTACGGCGAGACGCGCGCCACGGTGGAGGGCGTGCTGCCCCTGCTCTCGGGGGCGCTGGAGGACCCCTGGGACTGGGACGGCCTGGGCGCACGCCTCGCGGCCCGGATGCCGCAGGGGCACCCCAGCGCCCGGTGCGCCCTGGAGATGGCGGCGGTGGATTGGTGCGCGCGGGCCGTGGGCCGCCCGGCGTGGCAACTGCTGGGCTTGAGTCCGCTGCCGTTGCCAGAAAGCAGCTACACCGTCAGCATTGCCGCGCTGGACGACATGCGCCGGCAGGCCCGCGAGGCAGCGGCGCGTGGGCACAGGGCCCTGAAGGTAAAGCTGGGCACCGACCACGACGAGGCGATTGTGGAGGCCCTGCGGGGGGAAGCGCCCGGGGTGGCCCTGCGGGTGGACGCCAACGCCGCCTGGACGCGCCCGCAGGCCCGGCGCATGCTGGACGTGCTCGCGGCGGCGCGCGCCGAACTGGTGGAGCAGCCCCTGGCGGCGGGCGACCTGGAGGGGCACGCGGCCCTGCGCGGGGTCTCGGCGGTGCCCATCGTGGCGGATGAAAGCCTGCACCATGTGGGGGATGTGCTGGCCCTGGCGCGGGCCTTTGACGGCGTGAACCTGAAACTGGCCAAGCTGGGCGGGCCGCTGCAGGCCCTGCGCGCCCTGCGGCTGGCGCGGGCGGCGGGCCTGCAGGTGATGATGGGCTGCATGATTGAAAGCAGCCTGGGCATCGCGGCGGCGGCGGCCCTGGCGGGCGCGTGCGACTGGGCCGATCTGGACGGCGCCCTGCTGCTGGCCGACGATCCGTATGCAGGGCTGGAGTGGACGGCCGGGCAGCTGGCGCGCCCGGTGGGCCCCGGCTGGGGCGTGGAGCGGCGGTGA
- a CDS encoding C40 family peptidase translates to MTDFVLDPRIHAFDEAARVADSALRGQLPGEGWRYLGTRPQWAGPGRLSLLGDPEGRAEQVTEALPGEPLALLWENREGWARVRTAHDSYLGWVRAGDLQPQPPGAERLPVTALRAHAYAEPGIRHALVGELALGAQVGTRAGEVVEENGRRWVPVTLAGGADAWVQAAAFAPVPGDVADLALRFLDAPYVWGGRSAWGLDCSGLTQVVYAAHGRALPRDADQQQAALQAVDTAQRGDLAFFPGHVGLMLDDRRMVHANATHMRVTVETLGEGEYGTRLQQSLEGFGRWAP, encoded by the coding sequence GTGACGGACTTTGTTCTGGACCCCCGCATTCACGCCTTCGACGAGGCGGCCCGCGTGGCCGACAGCGCCCTGCGCGGCCAGCTGCCCGGCGAGGGCTGGCGCTACCTGGGCACCCGGCCGCAGTGGGCGGGCCCCGGGCGACTGAGCCTGCTCGGTGACCCCGAAGGCCGCGCCGAGCAGGTGACCGAGGCGCTGCCCGGCGAGCCCCTGGCCCTGCTGTGGGAAAACCGCGAGGGCTGGGCGCGGGTGCGCACTGCACACGACAGCTACCTGGGCTGGGTGCGCGCGGGCGACCTGCAGCCCCAGCCGCCCGGGGCGGAGCGGCTGCCGGTCACGGCCCTGCGCGCCCACGCCTACGCGGAGCCGGGCATCCGGCACGCGCTGGTGGGCGAACTGGCGCTGGGGGCCCAGGTGGGCACGCGGGCCGGTGAGGTGGTCGAGGAGAACGGGCGCCGCTGGGTGCCCGTCACCCTGGCCGGCGGCGCCGACGCCTGGGTGCAGGCGGCCGCCTTCGCCCCGGTGCCGGGGGATGTGGCGGACCTCGCCCTGCGCTTTCTGGACGCGCCGTATGTGTGGGGCGGGCGCAGCGCCTGGGGCCTGGACTGCTCGGGGCTCACGCAGGTGGTGTATGCGGCGCACGGGCGGGCCCTGCCGCGCGACGCTGATCAGCAGCAGGCGGCGCTGCAGGCCGTCGACACGGCGCAGCGCGGCGACCTCGCCTTCTTTCCCGGGCACGTGGGCCTGATGCTGGACGACCGGCGCATGGTGCACGCCAACGCCACGCACATGCGGGTGACGGTGGAGACGCTGGGCGAGGGCGAGTACGGCACGCGCCTGCAACAGAGCCTGGAGGGCTTTGGGCGGTGGGCGCCTTGA